In Leptolyngbya sp. KIOST-1, one DNA window encodes the following:
- a CDS encoding glycosyltransferase family 4 protein, with protein MTEASLLINLAFVPTKPTGLGVYALNLVQHLPKADSCILSDRAIAGHHHWPSPQRTTTDAGKWGHAQRLWWTQFQVPRIYRRLKANLFFSPVPEAPLWTACRTVVTVHDLIPLHFPQPGSPLTLYCRYYLPEVIRQAKHIICDSESTLRDIHHFFGSPTGATTVIPLAYDDSHYRFLDLPRQPYFLYVGSHYTYKNLERLIEAFAQVRLPEFKLLIAGVPDPRYTPALQAQVEAMGLGDSVQFLAYVPYGELPRLINQAIALVFPSLWEGFGLPVLEAMACGTPVITSRVSSLPEVAGDAAILVDPYNTGELAEAMVAVANDSHLWQRLHQQGLARANQFSWAKTGQQTSAILQQYL; from the coding sequence GTGACTGAGGCCTCGCTGCTGATCAACCTGGCGTTTGTGCCCACCAAACCGACGGGGCTGGGGGTCTATGCGCTCAACCTGGTGCAGCACCTTCCCAAAGCAGACAGCTGCATTCTCAGCGATCGCGCGATCGCCGGCCACCACCACTGGCCCTCGCCCCAGCGAACCACGACGGATGCAGGTAAGTGGGGCCACGCCCAGCGGCTGTGGTGGACCCAGTTTCAGGTGCCCCGCATTTACCGGCGGCTGAAGGCGAACCTGTTTTTTTCTCCCGTTCCCGAAGCGCCACTGTGGACAGCGTGCCGCACGGTCGTCACGGTGCACGATTTGATTCCGCTGCACTTTCCCCAACCGGGATCGCCGCTCACGTTGTACTGCCGGTACTACTTGCCTGAGGTCATTCGTCAGGCAAAGCACATCATTTGCGATTCTGAGTCAACCTTGCGGGATATTCACCACTTTTTTGGGTCGCCAACTGGGGCTACGACGGTTATTCCGCTGGCCTACGATGACAGCCACTATCGGTTTCTGGACTTGCCCCGGCAGCCCTATTTTCTCTACGTGGGTAGCCACTACACCTACAAAAATTTGGAGCGCCTGATTGAGGCCTTTGCTCAAGTCAGACTGCCTGAGTTTAAGCTTTTAATCGCCGGGGTGCCTGACCCCCGCTATACGCCAGCGCTACAGGCGCAGGTAGAGGCGATGGGGCTGGGCGATTCCGTCCAGTTTTTGGCCTACGTGCCCTACGGCGAACTGCCCCGGCTGATCAATCAGGCGATCGCGCTGGTGTTTCCCAGCCTGTGGGAAGGGTTTGGTCTGCCCGTACTGGAGGCGATGGCCTGCGGCACTCCGGTAATTACCTCTAGGGTGTCATCCCTGCCCGAGGTGGCGGGCGATGCGGCCATTTTGGTTGATCCCTACAACACTGGCGAACTGGCCGAGGCGATGGTTGCTGTCGCAAACGATTCACACCTCTGGCAGCGGCTCCATCAACAGGGATTGGCACGGGCAAACCAGTTTAGCTGGGCGAAAACCGGACAGCAGACCAGTGCTATTCTGCAGCAGTATTTGTAG
- a CDS encoding GDP-mannose 4,6-dehydratase: protein MAKKALITGLTGQDGSYLAELLLAQGYEVCGMVRRSSSSSFERISHFSNQIEVISGDLLDQFSLIDAIEQTQPDEIYNLASQSYVPLSWTQPALTAEYTALGVSRLLEAIRRCKPDTRFYQASSSEVFGQPDESPQTERTAFRPRNPYGVAKAYAHWMTINYRQKYDLYACCGITYTHESPRRGAEFVFRKITRGAVEIKLGLANELRLGNLDARRDWCHAQDVVTAMWLMLQQESPDDYIIASGETHSVRELVDCAFSYLGLDYQQYVSVDPAFYRPDEDVQLVGSIDKIKTQLNWQPQYSFQRLVESMVDNDLKLLSE from the coding sequence ATGGCCAAAAAAGCACTGATTACGGGCCTCACCGGCCAGGACGGATCGTATCTTGCCGAGCTGTTGTTGGCACAGGGGTATGAGGTCTGTGGTATGGTCAGGCGCTCCAGTTCCAGCAGTTTTGAGCGCATCAGTCATTTTTCGAACCAGATCGAGGTCATTTCTGGCGACCTGCTCGATCAGTTCTCGCTAATTGATGCCATTGAGCAGACGCAGCCCGATGAGATCTATAATCTGGCTTCTCAGAGTTATGTGCCTCTGTCCTGGACCCAACCGGCCCTGACCGCTGAGTACACAGCGCTGGGGGTGTCCCGGCTGCTGGAGGCGATCCGCCGCTGCAAGCCCGATACCCGCTTTTATCAAGCGTCGAGCAGTGAGGTATTTGGCCAACCCGATGAGTCACCGCAGACAGAGCGAACGGCCTTTCGGCCCCGGAACCCCTACGGGGTGGCCAAGGCCTACGCCCACTGGATGACGATCAACTACCGCCAAAAGTACGACCTGTACGCCTGCTGCGGCATCACCTATACCCACGAGTCGCCGCGGCGGGGGGCTGAGTTTGTCTTTCGCAAAATCACCCGCGGGGCGGTGGAGATTAAGCTGGGCCTGGCCAACGAGTTGCGCCTGGGCAATTTGGATGCTCGGCGCGACTGGTGCCACGCCCAGGACGTGGTGACCGCCATGTGGCTGATGCTGCAGCAGGAGAGCCCCGATGACTACATCATTGCCAGTGGCGAAACCCATTCTGTGCGCGAACTGGTAGACTGCGCGTTTAGCTACCTGGGTCTGGACTACCAGCAGTACGTCAGCGTTGACCCCGCTTTTTATCGCCCCGATGAGGACGTACAGCTGGTCGGGTCGATTGACAAGATTAAAACCCAGCTGAATTGGCAGCCTCAGTACTCGTTTCAGCGGCTAGTAGAATCAATGGTGGATAACGATCTCAAACTGCTGAGCGAGTAA
- a CDS encoding glycosyltransferase family 4 protein, translating into MAVDLGDRPYILFVSTLEPRKNVVRLIQAFDQLKTQHQINHQLVLVGQKGWQFEPIFEAIAASPWRHHIRHLDYLSDAEVAYCYQNADVFAYPSLYEGFGLPVLEAMTLGCPVVTANTSSLPEVAGDAALMVDPTSVEELAEALGRVIGDRALRQTLIERGYQQADQFSWTRTAKSTLAAYRSLL; encoded by the coding sequence ATGGCGGTTGATCTGGGCGATCGCCCCTATATTCTCTTCGTTAGCACCCTGGAACCTCGCAAGAATGTAGTGCGCCTGATTCAGGCCTTTGACCAATTGAAGACTCAGCACCAGATCAATCATCAGCTAGTGTTAGTGGGTCAAAAAGGGTGGCAGTTTGAGCCGATCTTTGAGGCGATCGCGGCCTCTCCCTGGCGGCACCACATCCGCCACCTCGACTATCTCTCCGATGCTGAGGTAGCTTATTGCTACCAAAACGCTGATGTGTTTGCCTACCCATCTCTTTACGAAGGGTTTGGGCTGCCGGTGCTGGAGGCCATGACCCTGGGCTGCCCGGTGGTCACAGCCAATACATCGTCTCTGCCCGAGGTGGCTGGCGATGCGGCCCTGATGGTAGACCCTACCAGCGTGGAAGAGCTAGCCGAGGCGCTGGGGCGGGTAATTGGCGATCGCGCCCTGCGTCAAACCCTGATTGAGCGGGGATACCAGCAGGCGGATCAGTTTTCCTGGACTCGGACGGCCAAATCGACTCTGGCGGCCTATCGTTCATTACTATAG
- a CDS encoding glycosyltransferase family 2 protein: protein MSLNFSVITPSYNQCQFIEQTILSVLAQSGVEIDYRIFDGGSSDNTLDILARYQDKVRWVSQADGGQADAVNKGIRATSGDIIAWINSDDIYYPYALQKVRRVFEAIPSVQVVYGNAHHIDKEGKFINAYPTEKWNYKRLKERCFLCQPATFFRRQVVNDYGYLDNSLNFCMDYELWLRYGQNTDFFYLPELLAGSRFYQGTKTLGQRAAVHYEINDMMVKKFSLSPERWVLAYASVLIDEQDKTESRDISDPKVQVQRANTFFLEVFKSYRRWRKLMISPVFAWRILRWTGAYINFVKSKFNLVFLKKID from the coding sequence ATGTCTCTTAACTTTAGTGTTATTACTCCTTCCTATAACCAATGCCAATTCATTGAGCAAACGATCTTAAGTGTTTTAGCACAGTCAGGTGTTGAAATTGATTATAGGATATTTGACGGTGGTAGTTCTGATAATACATTAGATATCCTCGCTAGGTATCAGGATAAAGTTCGATGGGTTAGTCAAGCCGATGGAGGTCAAGCTGATGCTGTCAACAAGGGCATTCGAGCTACCTCTGGAGATATAATTGCTTGGATTAATTCTGACGATATTTACTATCCTTATGCTTTACAAAAGGTTCGAAGGGTCTTCGAGGCTATCCCAAGTGTTCAAGTCGTTTATGGTAATGCCCATCATATTGATAAAGAAGGAAAATTTATTAATGCTTATCCAACAGAAAAATGGAATTATAAACGTTTGAAGGAGAGGTGTTTTCTTTGTCAGCCAGCTACATTCTTCCGTCGCCAAGTCGTGAATGATTATGGATACCTTGACAATAGTTTAAACTTTTGTATGGACTATGAGCTTTGGCTGCGTTACGGTCAAAACACTGATTTCTTTTATCTCCCAGAGCTACTTGCCGGTTCCCGTTTTTACCAAGGAACGAAAACTTTAGGGCAGCGCGCAGCAGTGCACTATGAGATTAATGATATGATGGTGAAGAAGTTTTCGCTTTCCCCTGAGAGATGGGTGTTAGCCTATGCTTCCGTATTAATTGACGAGCAGGATAAGACTGAAAGTCGAGATATCAGCGATCCGAAGGTTCAGGTTCAGCGCGCTAATACTTTTTTCCTGGAAGTGTTCAAGAGCTACAGACGTTGGCGTAAGCTGATGATATCTCCAGTGTTTGCCTGGAGAATACTTCGTTGGACTGGTGCCTATATTAACTTTGTCAAAAGCAAATTCAACCTAGTTTTCCTAAAAAAGATTGATTAA
- a CDS encoding glycosyltransferase family 4 protein, with protein sequence MNSLRKIKVAVDLTPMRPGGENGGAKILVLTLLKEFSLQKCACFEYLIITESWNHEEIVALQAGNITCIPKSEIFSVKRPIIDGFESGLNLPKLILKWSTFQARRLTFVVWKIVKRLESYLPSVFYIKHTPGSECPKIFALVIHSIISFAIHVLRFYPGLNILQEKHRVDLLFCPFSSPNLSERGLPIVSTIYDLQHLDIPDFFDKGECLIRTRFLEDLSTKANRIICISDFTRQSYLNYFHVVSDKLICIPVCIHERLKHQTRENVTRSLDKLGLAKRPYLFFPANFWPHKNHCALLEAYSRYWNEYSLCEVDLVFTGALESAQKDIESIANTLGLRDNIHFMGFLSENEVISIWQGSQGLIFPSLYEGFGIPLLEAMWFQKPIACSKVASLYEVGGDAAIYFDPKNLEEMAVAMARIIFDELLVKELILNGQKRLHIFDQKSMAKMYLETFEIAVESG encoded by the coding sequence ATGAATTCACTGAGGAAGATAAAAGTAGCTGTTGATCTAACGCCCATGAGGCCGGGGGGAGAAAATGGCGGAGCTAAAATACTAGTACTTACTCTTCTAAAAGAATTTTCTTTGCAAAAATGTGCTTGTTTTGAATACTTGATTATCACCGAATCCTGGAATCATGAAGAAATTGTGGCACTTCAAGCAGGCAATATTACATGCATACCTAAATCCGAGATTTTTTCAGTCAAACGCCCCATAATAGATGGCTTCGAAAGTGGACTTAACTTGCCCAAGCTCATCTTAAAATGGTCAACTTTTCAAGCAAGAAGATTAACTTTTGTTGTTTGGAAAATTGTTAAAAGGCTGGAATCTTATTTGCCCTCTGTTTTTTACATAAAGCATACCCCAGGATCTGAATGCCCAAAGATATTCGCTTTAGTTATACACTCAATTATATCCTTTGCCATTCATGTTTTAAGGTTTTACCCAGGCTTAAATATTCTTCAAGAAAAGCATAGAGTAGACCTCCTATTCTGTCCATTCTCTAGCCCAAACCTTTCGGAAAGGGGCTTGCCGATAGTTTCTACTATTTATGACTTGCAACATTTGGACATTCCTGATTTTTTCGATAAAGGTGAGTGCCTAATCCGAACAAGATTTTTGGAAGATTTATCGACCAAGGCAAACAGAATTATTTGCATTTCTGATTTTACTCGGCAATCTTACTTAAATTATTTCCACGTTGTTTCTGATAAACTGATATGTATTCCGGTTTGTATTCATGAGAGATTGAAGCATCAGACGAGAGAAAATGTAACTCGATCTTTAGATAAGCTAGGACTTGCCAAAAGACCTTATCTCTTTTTTCCTGCTAATTTCTGGCCTCACAAAAATCATTGTGCACTTTTAGAAGCCTACTCAAGATATTGGAATGAATACTCACTCTGTGAAGTGGACCTAGTATTTACTGGGGCACTAGAATCAGCTCAAAAGGATATTGAAAGTATTGCAAACACTTTGGGATTGCGTGATAATATCCATTTTATGGGATTTTTGTCTGAGAATGAAGTAATTTCTATCTGGCAAGGTTCTCAAGGTCTTATCTTTCCTTCATTATACGAAGGCTTTGGGATTCCTTTGCTTGAAGCTATGTGGTTTCAAAAGCCTATTGCTTGCAGTAAGGTTGCTAGCCTTTATGAGGTTGGTGGCGATGCAGCAATTTACTTTGATCCAAAGAATCTTGAAGAGATGGCTGTTGCTATGGCGCGTATAATTTTTGACGAATTGTTAGTAAAAGAATTGATATTGAATGGTCAAAAGCGTCTGCATATATTTGATCAAAAATCTATGGCAAAAATGTACTTAGAGACTTTTGAGATTGCTGTTGAAAGCGGCTAG
- a CDS encoding glycosyltransferase family 2 protein, which yields MYKEPLISIITVSRNSEKTIEKTINSVLSQTYKNIEYIVIDGQSNDGTNGIVRKYINHLSVYISEPDNGIFSAMNKGIKNASGDFLYFLNSDDFLVDEKVIEDIVTFIEKTPNCEIVYGDIEARVDDMNHWQLNSPPPEEILRTLIDGAMHHQATFACSTVFQKVGLFQETFKSVGDYEWWLRVASDDTIQKFYVKRTVASYFIGGKSSNIDVALREMFDVQNNAQIYQSEYWTNERIRVYQEIIRNPKGRWGLFRLEKLESKSYFFEFRNRLSHLSLPLKRSLKYMLKRIAKR from the coding sequence ATGTATAAAGAACCCCTTATCTCAATTATTACTGTTTCCCGAAATTCAGAAAAAACGATCGAGAAAACGATCAATAGCGTACTTAGTCAAACCTATAAAAATATTGAGTATATTGTTATAGATGGACAATCCAATGACGGAACAAATGGAATTGTTAGAAAGTATATTAATCACCTGTCTGTTTACATCAGTGAGCCTGACAATGGAATATTTTCTGCCATGAATAAAGGGATTAAAAATGCCTCAGGAGATTTTCTATACTTTTTAAATTCAGATGATTTTTTAGTTGATGAAAAGGTTATCGAAGATATTGTCACCTTTATTGAAAAGACTCCAAATTGCGAAATCGTTTATGGAGACATTGAGGCTAGAGTTGACGACATGAATCATTGGCAACTAAACTCTCCGCCGCCAGAAGAAATTTTGAGAACTTTAATAGACGGCGCTATGCACCATCAAGCAACTTTTGCGTGCAGTACAGTTTTCCAAAAAGTTGGCTTATTTCAAGAAACTTTCAAATCGGTTGGCGACTATGAGTGGTGGTTAAGAGTAGCATCAGATGACACCATTCAAAAATTCTACGTCAAGCGCACAGTAGCATCTTACTTTATTGGAGGTAAGTCTAGTAACATTGACGTGGCATTAAGAGAAATGTTTGATGTTCAAAATAATGCTCAAATATATCAGTCAGAATACTGGACAAATGAAAGAATAAGAGTCTACCAAGAGATTATTAGGAATCCTAAAGGGCGCTGGGGTCTATTTCGGCTAGAGAAGCTAGAGAGTAAATCTTACTTCTTTGAATTCAGAAATAGACTAAGCCATCTTTCTTTGCCACTGAAACGTAGTCTCAAATATATGCTAAAAAGGATAGCTAAAAGGTAG
- a CDS encoding glycosyltransferase family 4 protein, protein MSNQNSSLNQIIPPEISHDDFYKHIVEICSDPSINTVLEIGSSAGQGSTLAFVTGLANREGDKRLFCLEVSKVRFDALRGFYKNQDFVHCYNCSSVPLDAFPTLEEVVNFYFSKSTGLRKFDLKEVLKWLQQDIDYITAQNVLDNGIEHIKAENEIDFFDVVLIDGSEFTGKPELDEVYGAKYILLDDINTFKNYDSHFSLASDSHYQLLVEDREVRNGFSIFKRIGEKPKQDIDIPVNFLTIVLNGKPFIEYHLNIFKQLPFNWHWHIVEGVAELKHDTAWSLAKGGRVDESLHRDGLSLDGTTELLDDLSSEFPDKITLYRKPKGEFWNGKCEMVNAPLKNINEECVLWQVDVDEFWSVEQLIKGRELFIKYPHKTAAYYWCHYFVGPNLVVNSRNCYSQDPNQDWLRTWRFKPGMFWAAHEPPTLCQVSKDNEKQNVARIDPFSHSRTEREGLVFQHFAYFIRDQLLFKEKYYGYKNALQNWLHLNSKTKFPVFLRDYFEWVTDEATVDIASKCGITPLIQTDGEENFSFSLQANAHAGNNKFKIAGPKILIDGVFFQLLNSGIGRVWRTLLEEWSGTDFSDSLVVLDRDGTSPKVEGIRYIKIPAYLQGFPSIDSFLLQKICDEESADLFLSTYYTTPISTPSISLVYDMIPEIMGNDLSGWSEKVYSLHHASGYVAISRNTADDLEFFYPHLIESSQIEVAYCGVSPCFKPKSTKEIQNFCSKYGIRKPFFCTVGERSGFNGYKNAELFFEAISKLDNKSDFSIVCLGGSDSLEQEFCHLTQGVDVFLLRVPDEELAVAYSGAMALVYPSKYEGFGMPIAEAMACGCPVITCRNSSIPEVAGQAALYVSEHSVDEMKEALKRVQNPKVRQSMIEIGILQAQKFSWAEMATKISQFLLATIRNNKGFSSRSTWLWKELRACQAQEQGVASGSDAEIFMLLQNWDSSDIRLLYKYLEEIKAVENSKLWKIRNFAFRFKKMRGEYIQPGPQIDYNSPFSVQLVQAKSKLEWMKNSNFFKLKKFFKR, encoded by the coding sequence ATGTCAAACCAAAATTCATCACTCAATCAGATAATTCCTCCCGAAATTTCCCACGATGATTTTTACAAGCACATCGTTGAAATATGTAGCGATCCGTCAATCAATACTGTTTTAGAAATTGGATCTTCCGCGGGTCAAGGAAGTACTCTAGCATTTGTAACGGGGTTAGCCAATAGAGAAGGTGACAAACGCTTATTCTGTCTTGAAGTCTCTAAGGTAAGATTTGATGCGCTCCGAGGTTTTTATAAAAATCAAGATTTTGTTCACTGTTATAACTGCTCTTCTGTACCTCTTGATGCTTTTCCTACATTAGAAGAGGTTGTAAATTTTTACTTTTCGAAGAGTACAGGACTAAGAAAGTTTGATCTTAAGGAAGTCCTCAAATGGCTTCAGCAAGATATTGATTATATTACCGCTCAAAATGTACTAGACAATGGAATTGAGCATATTAAGGCAGAAAATGAAATAGATTTTTTTGATGTCGTTTTAATCGATGGCTCTGAGTTTACTGGGAAGCCGGAGCTAGATGAAGTATATGGAGCTAAGTACATACTTTTAGATGACATTAATACTTTCAAAAATTACGACAGCCATTTTTCCTTGGCGTCAGATTCTCACTATCAACTCCTTGTAGAAGACAGGGAGGTTCGTAATGGATTTTCTATTTTCAAAAGGATTGGGGAAAAGCCAAAACAGGACATTGACATTCCTGTAAATTTTTTGACTATTGTTCTTAATGGAAAACCTTTTATTGAATATCATCTAAATATTTTCAAGCAACTTCCCTTTAATTGGCATTGGCATATTGTTGAGGGAGTCGCAGAACTTAAGCATGACACTGCTTGGAGTCTAGCTAAAGGAGGCCGGGTAGATGAGTCGTTACACCGTGATGGCTTAAGCTTAGACGGTACTACAGAACTTTTGGATGATTTGTCCTCTGAGTTTCCTGACAAGATAACTTTGTATCGGAAGCCTAAGGGTGAATTTTGGAATGGTAAGTGTGAGATGGTTAATGCTCCGCTAAAAAACATTAACGAAGAATGCGTGCTTTGGCAGGTTGATGTTGATGAGTTTTGGTCTGTTGAACAACTCATAAAAGGTAGGGAACTATTCATAAAATATCCTCATAAAACAGCTGCTTATTATTGGTGCCATTACTTTGTAGGCCCAAATCTAGTCGTGAATAGTCGAAACTGTTATTCACAAGATCCAAACCAGGATTGGCTTAGAACCTGGCGCTTTAAACCTGGAATGTTTTGGGCTGCTCATGAACCTCCTACTCTATGCCAAGTATCAAAGGATAATGAGAAGCAGAATGTAGCGAGAATCGATCCGTTTTCTCACTCAAGAACCGAGAGAGAAGGGCTTGTGTTTCAACATTTCGCATATTTCATTCGTGATCAATTGCTATTCAAAGAAAAATATTACGGCTATAAAAATGCACTTCAGAACTGGTTGCATTTAAATAGTAAAACAAAATTTCCAGTTTTCTTAAGAGATTATTTTGAGTGGGTCACAGATGAAGCAACAGTAGATATTGCTAGCAAATGCGGCATCACCCCGCTAATTCAGACAGATGGAGAGGAGAATTTTAGTTTTTCGCTGCAAGCAAATGCTCATGCGGGAAATAATAAATTTAAAATTGCTGGCCCTAAGATTTTAATTGATGGAGTTTTCTTTCAATTACTAAATTCTGGTATTGGTCGCGTTTGGAGGACTTTACTTGAAGAATGGTCAGGTACAGATTTTTCTGATTCCCTGGTTGTCTTAGATAGAGATGGTACATCCCCTAAAGTTGAGGGAATTCGTTATATAAAGATCCCTGCTTATCTCCAAGGGTTTCCAAGTATTGATAGTTTTTTACTGCAAAAGATATGCGATGAAGAAAGTGCAGATCTATTTCTGTCTACTTACTACACAACTCCTATTAGTACACCATCTATCTCGTTAGTGTACGATATGATCCCTGAGATTATGGGGAATGATCTAAGTGGTTGGAGCGAGAAAGTATACTCTTTGCATCATGCTTCGGGCTACGTAGCAATTTCTCGAAATACCGCTGATGATTTGGAGTTTTTCTATCCCCATCTCATTGAAAGTAGTCAGATAGAAGTAGCCTACTGTGGTGTTTCGCCATGTTTTAAGCCTAAGTCTACTAAAGAGATTCAAAATTTTTGTAGTAAGTACGGAATCAGAAAGCCTTTTTTCTGTACTGTTGGAGAGCGGAGTGGTTTCAATGGCTACAAGAATGCAGAGCTATTCTTTGAAGCCATTAGTAAATTGGACAACAAATCAGATTTTTCCATTGTCTGTTTAGGTGGAAGTGATTCTCTAGAACAGGAATTTTGTCATTTAACTCAAGGAGTGGACGTATTTTTGCTCAGGGTTCCTGATGAGGAACTTGCAGTTGCATATTCTGGTGCTATGGCACTGGTATATCCATCTAAATATGAAGGATTTGGCATGCCAATTGCAGAAGCTATGGCATGCGGTTGTCCTGTCATAACTTGTAGAAATTCTTCTATTCCTGAAGTTGCTGGTCAAGCAGCTCTGTATGTCAGTGAGCATTCTGTAGATGAAATGAAGGAAGCTCTAAAAAGAGTTCAAAATCCTAAAGTTCGGCAGTCTATGATAGAAATAGGAATACTCCAGGCACAAAAGTTCTCTTGGGCCGAAATGGCTACCAAGATTTCACAATTTTTACTCGCTACAATCAGGAATAATAAAGGGTTCTCTAGTCGATCAACATGGCTCTGGAAAGAATTGCGGGCTTGCCAAGCTCAAGAGCAAGGAGTCGCGTCTGGCAGTGATGCAGAGATTTTTATGCTTCTCCAAAACTGGGATTCGAGCGATATTAGATTACTTTATAAATATCTTGAGGAAATCAAAGCTGTAGAGAATAGTAAACTTTGGAAAATTAGAAATTTTGCCTTTCGATTTAAGAAAATGCGTGGAGAATATATACAGCCAGGACCACAGATTGATTACAATAGCCCTTTTTCTGTTCAACTAGTTCAGGCAAAATCAAAGTTAGAGTGGATGAAGAATAGTAACTTCTTCAAGTTGAAAAAATTTTTCAAGCGTTAG
- a CDS encoding class I SAM-dependent methyltransferase has protein sequence MSEEELVVNDDDVDFYGKQYWLNHQNQDLGFPDIFARTRNDLTERNLHWLKILMKYRLPSSDVLELGCSHGSFVALMQQAGYCAAGVEMSPWVVSFGKETFDVPIYLGPVENLDLAEGSLDVIALMDVLEHLPDPEATLKHCSRLLKPDGFFLIQTPDFKEDLSYQTLRDNDSSFLEQLKADEHLFLFSQRSVSQLLNQIGFEHIHFEPAIFSGYDMCFVAGRESFTVHSVDEREKSLLSNLSGRMVLALLDIRERELALTEQLTACDADRIDKLSQISNLSDWLKQTKASLQETQALLEAAQYKMSNPLTKASIKISSLCDRVLRKLLKE, from the coding sequence TTGTCTGAGGAGGAACTAGTAGTCAATGATGATGATGTGGATTTTTATGGTAAGCAATATTGGCTTAATCATCAAAATCAAGATTTAGGTTTTCCTGACATTTTTGCTCGAACTCGTAATGATTTAACCGAGCGCAACCTTCATTGGCTCAAAATTTTGATGAAGTATCGTTTGCCCTCTTCAGATGTCTTAGAACTAGGGTGTAGCCACGGCAGTTTTGTAGCACTTATGCAACAAGCTGGATATTGTGCTGCTGGTGTCGAAATGAGCCCGTGGGTTGTTTCTTTTGGAAAAGAAACTTTTGACGTACCTATTTATTTAGGGCCTGTAGAAAATCTTGATTTAGCTGAAGGTAGCTTAGACGTAATTGCTTTAATGGATGTGCTAGAACATCTGCCTGACCCAGAAGCAACTCTCAAGCACTGTTCTCGGCTTCTTAAACCGGATGGTTTTTTCCTAATTCAAACTCCAGACTTCAAGGAAGACCTGAGCTATCAAACTCTGAGAGATAATGATTCTTCGTTCCTAGAGCAACTTAAAGCTGATGAACACTTATTTTTATTTAGCCAACGATCAGTTAGTCAACTCTTAAACCAAATCGGATTTGAGCACATTCATTTCGAACCCGCTATTTTTTCTGGTTATGACATGTGTTTTGTCGCTGGAAGAGAATCCTTTACTGTTCATTCAGTTGATGAGAGGGAAAAGTCTCTCTTAAGTAATCTTTCTGGAAGAATGGTGTTAGCGCTACTAGATATTCGAGAACGGGAACTGGCTTTGACAGAACAGTTGACTGCTTGCGACGCTGATCGGATAGATAAATTAAGTCAAATTAGCAATTTGTCGGATTGGCTCAAGCAAACCAAAGCTTCACTGCAAGAAACTCAAGCTTTGTTAGAGGCAGCTCAATACAAAATGTCTAATCCCTTGACCAAAGCTTCGATCAAGATATCTTCCTTGTGCGATCGCGTATTGAGAAAATTATTGAAGGAGTAA